A region from the Sphingomonas flavescens genome encodes:
- a CDS encoding sensor histidine kinase, with the protein MNVPMLMTRPPVAPARFSDWPLALKSIVGFWAFYALTVIARAFLGADPFTVLENKLLVIGVGIVITLAIYVAISTLGEGSSIRRKAAIALVSSMIGALTLGSIMVAAEDWMRESKEEFRFQAREGFTVVERGNQIRIERTAQEPLTLTVPRMREIDPMKRVRMALDIAVTWLFFFIGWSAFYIANQAQAAALRAQRRLADAESAAQAAQVRALRYQVNPHFLFNTLNSLSSLVMTGRTDRAENMLLALSTFFRTSLSLDPTADVSLAEEIDLQRLYLDIEMARFPDRLTVEIEVPADLQQARLPALILQPIVENAIKYGVSKSRKAVLIRIEARKIENNRMSLEISNRMKHGGKDGLPAATHEGTGLGLANVCQRLEARWGTRASCRYGPMNGGGYKVSLTMPVEMHD; encoded by the coding sequence ATGAACGTACCAATGCTCATGACACGACCACCCGTGGCGCCGGCCCGGTTCAGCGACTGGCCGCTCGCACTGAAATCGATCGTCGGCTTTTGGGCCTTTTATGCGCTGACGGTGATCGCCCGTGCTTTCCTGGGTGCTGATCCGTTTACGGTGCTGGAAAACAAGCTTCTCGTGATTGGCGTCGGTATCGTCATCACGCTGGCCATTTACGTTGCGATCAGCACACTGGGCGAAGGATCGTCCATCCGGCGCAAAGCCGCGATCGCACTTGTCTCCTCAATGATCGGCGCCCTGACCCTCGGCAGCATCATGGTGGCCGCCGAAGACTGGATGCGCGAAAGCAAGGAGGAATTCCGGTTCCAGGCGCGCGAGGGCTTTACCGTCGTCGAGCGGGGCAACCAGATCCGTATCGAGCGAACGGCTCAGGAGCCGCTCACACTGACAGTTCCGCGAATGCGCGAAATCGACCCGATGAAGCGCGTCCGCATGGCGCTGGACATCGCCGTCACATGGCTGTTCTTCTTCATCGGCTGGAGCGCCTTTTACATAGCCAACCAAGCGCAGGCGGCCGCGTTGCGCGCCCAGCGGCGACTTGCCGACGCGGAGTCCGCTGCGCAGGCCGCGCAGGTTCGGGCACTGCGTTACCAGGTCAATCCGCACTTCCTCTTCAACACGCTGAACTCGCTCTCTTCGCTCGTCATGACGGGTCGTACGGACCGCGCGGAAAACATGTTGCTGGCGCTGTCCACTTTCTTCCGCACCAGCCTTTCGCTGGATCCCACCGCCGACGTCAGCCTTGCCGAAGAGATCGATCTCCAGCGGCTCTATCTCGACATTGAGATGGCGCGCTTCCCTGATCGCCTGACGGTTGAGATCGAAGTGCCCGCCGATCTCCAGCAAGCGCGGCTGCCAGCCCTCATCCTCCAGCCGATCGTCGAGAACGCGATCAAGTACGGCGTGTCAAAGAGCCGGAAAGCCGTGCTCATCCGCATCGAGGCGCGCAAGATCGAGAACAATCGCATGTCGCTCGAAATCAGCAATCGGATGAAACATGGCGGCAAGGATGGACTGCCGGCGGCGACGCACGAAGGCACGGGCCTCGGCCTTGCCAATGTCTGCCAGCGGCTCGAAGCGCGTTGGGGAACGCGGGCGAGCTGTCGCTATGGCCCGATGAACGGCGGCGGCTACAAGGTTTCGCTGACCATGCCGGTGGAAATGCATGACTGA
- a CDS encoding 5' nucleotidase, NT5C type — translation MQPRLFLDADGVLADFDGGMRRLLGSAPDAYIRKHGQHAFWKRLHAAPDFYARLDEMPDAQQLFAAVRHLDPTILTGLPRGTWAAPQKVAWAAVHFPGVPIITCMARDKHCHMHRGDVLVDDREKHRATYEAAGMIFVHHKNAEDSILQLTKIFPSIAAETAATRV, via the coding sequence ATGCAGCCGCGTCTCTTTCTCGATGCGGATGGCGTGCTCGCCGACTTCGATGGCGGCATGCGCAGGCTGCTGGGCAGCGCGCCCGACGCCTACATCCGCAAGCATGGTCAGCACGCATTCTGGAAACGCTTGCACGCGGCGCCGGACTTCTACGCGCGGCTGGACGAGATGCCCGACGCGCAGCAGCTTTTCGCTGCCGTGCGACACCTCGATCCCACGATCCTGACCGGGCTGCCGCGCGGGACCTGGGCAGCTCCACAGAAGGTCGCCTGGGCCGCAGTCCATTTTCCAGGCGTGCCGATCATTACCTGCATGGCGCGGGACAAGCATTGCCACATGCACCGCGGCGACGTGCTCGTCGATGATCGTGAAAAGCATCGCGCAACCTACGAGGCCGCGGGCATGATCTTCGTGCATCACAAGAATGCCGAAGACAGCATCCTTCAGCTGACGAAAATCTTCCCGTCTATCGCGGCAGAAACCGCCGCGACCCGCGTTTAG
- a CDS encoding Mur ligase family protein, giving the protein MIDTPVFFSGIGGSGMLPLASIVCAGGARVAGSDRSLDAGRTPQKFDYLRSLGIQLFAQDGSGLQPGMTLVTSAAVEDTVPDVVRARELGLTHLTRPQFLAQLLNAAQRSVAVGGTSGKSTVTGMIGWILQACHRQPTVMNGAVMKNFVTPSAPFASALVGDPALFVSEVDESDGSISLYRPEVAVLTNISLDHKEMAELRGLFAGFLKAAKKAVLNLDDPETRALADAVGSDKVVGYGFDSPGAAFMGKDLQLLSDGVSFAVHAEGARHEVGLSVPGRHNASNALAAIAATSLLGVRIEDAANALGRFEGLKRRLETVGKAKGVTVIDDFAHNPDKIDATLATLRAQPGRLLIMFQPHGFGPLSKMGEQLADSLAKGMEADDRLFLPDPVYQGGTTERHRGSDWLAAQVRDCGRKADHVAERPAIGDALVAEARSGDRILIMGARDDTLIDFAEDLVSRISGRN; this is encoded by the coding sequence ATGATCGACACTCCGGTTTTCTTTAGCGGCATCGGCGGCAGCGGCATGCTCCCCCTCGCCTCCATCGTCTGCGCCGGCGGCGCGCGGGTCGCGGGCTCCGACCGCTCGCTCGACGCCGGCCGCACGCCGCAGAAATTCGACTATTTGCGTTCCCTCGGCATCCAGTTGTTCGCGCAGGACGGATCGGGGCTGCAGCCCGGCATGACGCTGGTCACCTCGGCGGCGGTCGAGGACACGGTTCCGGACGTCGTCCGCGCTCGCGAGCTAGGCCTGACGCATCTCACCCGGCCGCAATTCCTCGCGCAATTGCTCAACGCTGCTCAGCGTAGCGTCGCAGTCGGCGGGACCAGCGGTAAATCAACCGTCACCGGCATGATCGGCTGGATCCTTCAGGCATGCCATCGGCAACCAACGGTCATGAACGGCGCGGTGATGAAGAATTTCGTCACGCCATCCGCGCCCTTTGCCAGCGCGCTGGTCGGTGATCCAGCGCTGTTTGTCAGCGAAGTGGACGAAAGCGACGGCTCGATCTCGCTCTATCGGCCAGAGGTTGCGGTGCTGACCAACATCAGCCTCGATCACAAGGAAATGGCCGAACTGCGGGGGCTTTTCGCCGGCTTCCTGAAGGCCGCGAAGAAGGCCGTGCTTAACCTCGACGACCCAGAAACCCGCGCGCTTGCCGATGCCGTAGGGTCGGACAAGGTCGTCGGTTATGGCTTCGACAGCCCTGGGGCCGCTTTCATGGGCAAGGATTTGCAGTTGCTGTCCGACGGCGTCAGCTTCGCGGTCCACGCCGAAGGTGCGCGGCACGAAGTCGGGCTCTCCGTCCCGGGTCGCCACAACGCTTCGAATGCGCTCGCCGCCATCGCCGCCACTTCGCTGCTCGGTGTGCGCATCGAGGACGCGGCCAATGCGCTGGGCCGGTTCGAAGGGCTGAAGCGCCGTCTTGAGACGGTCGGCAAGGCAAAAGGCGTTACGGTCATCGACGATTTCGCGCACAATCCCGACAAGATTGATGCGACCCTGGCCACGCTCAGAGCGCAACCGGGCCGGCTGCTCATCATGTTTCAGCCGCACGGCTTTGGACCGCTATCGAAGATGGGCGAGCAACTCGCTGACAGCCTGGCCAAGGGCATGGAAGCCGATGACAGATTATTCCTTCCCGACCCGGTTTATCAGGGCGGCACCACGGAGCGGCACCGGGGGTCCGACTGGCTCGCCGCGCAGGTGAGGGATTGCGGCAGAAAGGCGGATCATGTCGCGGAGCGTCCGGCCATTGGCGACGCGCTCGTTGCCGAAGCCAGGAGCGGCGACCGCATCCTCATCATGGGCGCGCGTGACGATACGTTGATCGATTTCGCCGAGGACTTGGTCTCGCGGATCAGCGGTCGGAACTGA
- a CDS encoding D-aminoacylase produces the protein MERKIALAVCFAAFGAISAAPPAAYSVLIRGGTIYDGSGSTPYVGDVGLRGDKIVYVGPKAPGRAARTVDATGKAVSPGFINMLSWANEALIADARGLGDTAQGVTLEVFGEGSSMGPWNPKMKRLELKRQDDIRFPITWTTLGQYLEFLQRKGVTPNVASFVGATTVRRNELGERDVDPTPAQLDRMRALVRQAMREGALGVGSSLIYAPATFAETPELIALTTEAAKCGGMYISHMRDEGPRLLESIDELVEISAKSGAPAEIYHFKQAGQRNWGKLDAAIARVEAARAAGHRITADMYTYPASSTGFDAAFPTWMQDGGIEAWVARLKNPAQRARALAEMHSDKVTENGELVVKQPDKVILVGFKTNKLKPLAGKTLGEVARERGKSPEETAADLIVEDGTRIQVVYFSMSEDNVRREVSLPWMSFGSDASSMAPEGVFLKSSTHPRAYGNTARLLGKYVRDEKAAQLPDAIRRLTSLPATNLSIKQRGWLKPGYYADVVVFDPATIRDNSTFAKPHQLATGVKDVFVNGVQVWRDGQHTGAKPGRFVRGPGWTGWPGGGACRR, from the coding sequence ATGGAAAGAAAGATCGCATTAGCCGTCTGTTTCGCTGCTTTTGGCGCGATTTCGGCGGCGCCGCCCGCGGCCTATTCGGTCTTGATTCGCGGCGGCACGATTTATGATGGATCGGGCAGTACTCCGTACGTGGGCGACGTCGGCCTGAGGGGCGACAAGATCGTCTATGTCGGACCCAAGGCGCCGGGCCGTGCCGCGCGCACTGTCGATGCTACGGGCAAGGCAGTGTCGCCCGGCTTCATCAACATGCTGAGCTGGGCCAACGAAGCGCTCATCGCGGACGCGCGGGGTCTCGGCGACACGGCGCAGGGGGTCACGCTGGAAGTGTTCGGCGAGGGCAGTTCGATGGGCCCGTGGAATCCCAAAATGAAGCGGCTGGAGCTCAAGCGGCAGGACGACATTCGGTTCCCAATCACCTGGACCACGCTTGGCCAGTATCTCGAGTTCCTCCAGCGAAAGGGCGTCACGCCAAACGTCGCATCGTTCGTCGGCGCCACCACCGTGCGCCGCAACGAACTCGGCGAGCGCGATGTTGACCCGACCCCCGCGCAGTTGGACCGCATGCGCGCGCTCGTCCGGCAGGCGATGCGCGAAGGCGCGCTAGGGGTCGGCTCGTCGCTCATCTACGCGCCCGCGACCTTTGCGGAGACGCCGGAATTGATCGCGCTGACCACTGAAGCGGCGAAGTGCGGCGGCATGTACATCAGCCATATGCGCGACGAGGGGCCGCGCCTGCTCGAATCGATCGACGAGTTGGTCGAGATTTCCGCCAAGTCTGGCGCGCCGGCGGAAATCTATCACTTCAAGCAGGCGGGCCAGCGTAACTGGGGCAAGCTCGACGCCGCCATTGCGCGGGTCGAGGCTGCGCGGGCGGCGGGCCACCGCATCACCGCCGACATGTACACCTATCCGGCCAGCTCTACCGGCTTCGACGCGGCCTTCCCGACCTGGATGCAGGACGGCGGGATCGAAGCCTGGGTCGCCCGCCTCAAGAATCCTGCGCAGCGCGCCAGGGCCCTGGCCGAGATGCACAGCGACAAGGTCACGGAAAATGGCGAGCTGGTCGTAAAGCAGCCGGACAAGGTCATTCTCGTCGGGTTCAAGACGAACAAGCTGAAGCCACTCGCTGGCAAGACTCTCGGCGAGGTCGCCCGCGAGCGCGGCAAGTCGCCCGAGGAAACCGCGGCCGACCTGATCGTCGAGGACGGCACACGCATCCAGGTCGTCTATTTCAGCATGAGCGAAGACAATGTCCGCCGCGAAGTCAGCCTGCCGTGGATGAGCTTTGGCTCCGACGCCAGTTCGATGGCGCCCGAAGGTGTTTTCCTGAAATCGAGCACCCACCCCCGCGCCTACGGCAATACCGCGCGGCTGCTCGGCAAGTATGTCCGCGACGAGAAGGCCGCCCAGCTGCCCGACGCCATTCGGCGTCTGACCTCACTCCCGGCGACCAACCTGTCGATCAAGCAGCGTGGCTGGCTGAAGCCCGGCTATTACGCCGACGTCGTGGTGTTCGACCCAGCCACGATTCGCGACAACTCGACCTTCGCGAAGCCGCACCAACTGGCCACCGGCGTGAAGGACGTGTTCGTCAATGGCGTCCAGGTCTGGCGTGATGGCCAACACACCGGCGCCAAGCCGGGGCGTTTCGTCCGCGGGCCGGGCTGGACCGGCTGGCCGGGCGGTGGCGCCTGCCGCCGCTAG
- a CDS encoding response regulator: protein MSGAPTSSLRIADVAFNREARTLDAAGRQTLLDNRSCNIFVALAENLGTPVDKERLLRAAWPDQIVHENSLAKAIGRLRQALASSQLEIVASYGVGYALRERKGKVCGPEEPPVADAAPHLSATPRRLRSGPIGASLMLLVIAIVGLLALSLGKPAIAVRETPPITHDAPDARATILWVDDHPANNRLEIALFKERRLAVHLAHNTEDALKLLAVNHYDLVLSDLGRGEDRLAGLKMTQEMKQRGMKVPVIIYTVRPKDPSGQVAQRRLVADAGAADLAVTPTEVRTKVLERLAPSA, encoded by the coding sequence ATGAGCGGCGCGCCAACTTCATCACTGCGAATTGCAGATGTCGCTTTTAATCGTGAAGCACGGACGCTTGACGCCGCGGGGCGCCAGACATTGCTGGACAACCGCTCCTGCAACATCTTCGTCGCACTTGCTGAAAATCTGGGAACGCCGGTCGACAAAGAGCGCCTGCTGCGAGCCGCCTGGCCCGATCAGATCGTCCATGAAAACAGCCTGGCGAAGGCTATCGGCAGGCTGCGGCAGGCACTCGCGAGTTCGCAGCTCGAAATCGTTGCATCCTACGGCGTTGGGTACGCGCTGCGTGAGCGTAAAGGCAAAGTCTGCGGCCCGGAGGAGCCCCCCGTTGCCGATGCCGCGCCGCACCTCTCGGCCACGCCCAGGCGGCTTCGCAGCGGACCGATCGGTGCTTCGCTCATGCTGCTCGTGATTGCTATCGTGGGGTTGCTGGCGTTGTCATTGGGAAAGCCCGCGATAGCGGTGAGGGAAACACCACCGATCACGCATGACGCACCCGACGCACGCGCAACCATCCTGTGGGTCGACGATCATCCGGCGAACAATCGGTTGGAAATCGCGCTGTTCAAAGAGCGCCGGTTAGCCGTGCACCTCGCGCACAACACCGAAGATGCGCTGAAGCTGCTGGCCGTTAACCATTACGACCTGGTGCTCAGTGATCTCGGCCGTGGCGAAGACCGGCTGGCGGGCTTGAAAATGACGCAGGAGATGAAGCAGCGCGGCATGAAAGTGCCGGTCATCATCTATACGGTCCGGCCGAAGGACCCGTCCGGCCAGGTGGCCCAGCGCCGCCTGGTGGCTGACGCTGGAGCCGCGGATCTGGCCGTCACTCCGACCGAGGTGCGCACCAAGGTTCTGGAGAGGCTGGCACCTTCCGCCTGA
- a CDS encoding response regulator transcription factor, protein MTGEPRQVYIVDDDNAIRRSVGFALKTSGFQVCAFEDGAALLKAAGDLDEGCILLDIRMPGMDGLEVQEALKAKGVGLPVVIMTGHGDVSLAVRAMKAGAVDFIEKPFQKAVLLGALEQAFSRLRHAANSREHADEAAVKLQALTAREREVLDGLAKGLPNKSIAYDLGISPRTVEIHRANVMTKLGVRSLSDALRIAFAAEGD, encoded by the coding sequence ATGACCGGCGAGCCACGCCAGGTGTACATCGTCGACGATGACAACGCGATCCGCCGCTCGGTCGGCTTCGCGCTCAAGACGTCGGGATTTCAGGTTTGCGCTTTCGAGGACGGCGCTGCGCTGCTGAAGGCGGCTGGCGACCTCGATGAGGGCTGCATCCTGCTCGACATACGCATGCCCGGCATGGACGGGCTGGAAGTGCAGGAAGCGCTGAAGGCGAAGGGCGTAGGCCTTCCCGTCGTGATCATGACCGGCCACGGCGACGTCAGTCTTGCGGTGCGCGCAATGAAGGCCGGCGCGGTCGATTTCATCGAGAAGCCATTTCAGAAAGCGGTGCTGCTAGGCGCGTTGGAGCAAGCCTTTTCCCGTCTACGCCATGCCGCAAACAGCCGCGAGCATGCGGACGAGGCGGCGGTCAAGCTGCAGGCGCTGACCGCCAGGGAGCGGGAGGTGCTGGATGGTCTGGCCAAAGGCCTGCCCAACAAGTCGATCGCCTATGATCTCGGCATCAGTCCCCGGACGGTCGAAATCCATCGCGCAAACGTGATGACCAAGCTTGGCGTACGCAGCCTGTCGGACGCACTCCGCATCGCGTTCGCTGCCGAAGGCGACTGA
- a CDS encoding PAS domain S-box protein has translation MDQAGNGTSEHSEAHLRSILATVPDAMIVIDEQGTILSFSATAERMFGFGEDEVAGRNVKMLMPSPDRERHDGYLSNYLDTGQRKIIGIGRVTTALHRDGSTFPIELSVGEAWLGEHRIFTGFIRDLSERQQTLLRLQDLQSELAHVGRVSEMGTLASSLAHELNQPLTAVASYCEGARELLDRNPTDEDLAMAREALDEAAEQAVRAGQIVRRLRDFMSHGEMERRAESLQRLINEANALGLVGSREHGIDVQMALDPLADEVFVDRIQIQQVLVNLIRNAIDAMIDAPQRCLKLTTRPAPKNLVEVIVEDTGTGIDPALAPQLFQPFVTSKQNGMGIGLSICRTIVEAHGGRIWVEPRADGGTAFHFTVPAGEPRQ, from the coding sequence ATGGATCAAGCAGGGAACGGCACGTCCGAGCATTCCGAAGCGCATTTGCGCTCGATCCTCGCGACCGTGCCGGACGCCATGATCGTCATCGACGAGCAGGGCACGATCCTGTCGTTCAGCGCGACTGCCGAAAGGATGTTCGGATTCGGCGAAGACGAGGTCGCTGGCCGTAATGTGAAGATGCTGATGCCTTCCCCGGACCGTGAGCGGCACGATGGATATCTGAGTAATTACCTGGACACCGGGCAGCGCAAGATCATCGGGATCGGCCGGGTCACTACGGCCCTCCATCGCGACGGCAGCACGTTCCCCATCGAGCTGTCTGTCGGCGAAGCCTGGCTCGGCGAGCATCGCATCTTCACCGGTTTCATCCGCGATCTCAGCGAGCGCCAGCAGACGCTGCTGCGGCTCCAGGACCTGCAATCGGAGCTCGCTCATGTCGGGCGCGTCTCCGAGATGGGGACGCTCGCCTCTTCGCTCGCGCATGAGCTCAATCAGCCACTCACCGCCGTTGCCAGCTACTGCGAAGGCGCGCGCGAGTTGCTCGACCGCAACCCAACGGACGAAGACCTCGCCATGGCGCGCGAAGCTCTCGATGAGGCAGCCGAACAGGCGGTCCGCGCAGGCCAGATCGTCCGCCGCCTTCGCGACTTCATGAGCCACGGCGAAATGGAGCGCCGCGCCGAAAGCTTGCAGCGACTGATCAACGAAGCCAATGCGCTTGGACTGGTCGGCTCGCGCGAGCACGGTATCGACGTGCAAATGGCCCTCGACCCGCTGGCGGATGAGGTGTTCGTCGATCGGATTCAGATTCAGCAGGTGCTCGTGAACCTGATCCGGAACGCCATCGATGCGATGATCGACGCTCCCCAGCGATGCCTGAAGCTGACCACCCGGCCGGCGCCAAAGAATCTGGTCGAAGTGATTGTGGAGGATACTGGCACTGGTATCGACCCGGCCCTCGCCCCGCAGCTTTTCCAGCCGTTCGTGACTTCCAAACAGAATGGCATGGGCATCGGCCTTTCGATCTGCCGCACCATTGTCGAGGCACATGGCGGCCGCATCTGGGTCGAACCGCGCGCCGACGGCGGCACCGCCTTCCACTTCACCGTCCCTGCAGGAGAACCGCGCCAATGA
- a CDS encoding alternative oxidase, whose protein sequence is MNAPFIDLSVHHQPKGLSDRVAFGFTKLLRWCADTFFAERYGHRAVVLETVAAVPGMVGATINHLHCLRRICDDRGWIRTLMDEAENERMHLMTFIEISKPTFFERAVIMGAQWVFYCFFFALYLISSKTAHRVVGYFEEEAVISYTHYLAEIDEGRSENVPAPEIAKRYWGLPDNATLRDVVLVVRADEAHHRDVNHGFANELGGLPVGAVADCPPHNELQPQWKQAA, encoded by the coding sequence ATGAACGCGCCTTTCATCGATCTTAGCGTACATCATCAGCCCAAAGGCCTGTCCGATCGCGTCGCGTTCGGTTTCACCAAATTGCTGCGCTGGTGCGCGGACACCTTTTTCGCGGAACGCTATGGCCATCGCGCGGTGGTGCTGGAGACGGTCGCCGCGGTGCCAGGGATGGTCGGCGCCACCATCAACCACCTGCACTGCCTGCGCCGCATCTGTGACGACCGGGGCTGGATCCGCACGCTGATGGACGAAGCCGAGAACGAGCGGATGCACTTGATGACCTTCATCGAGATCAGCAAGCCGACCTTTTTCGAGCGGGCGGTGATCATGGGCGCGCAATGGGTGTTCTATTGTTTCTTCTTCGCGCTCTACCTGATCAGCTCGAAGACCGCCCATCGCGTCGTCGGTTACTTCGAAGAGGAAGCGGTGATCAGCTACACCCACTATCTCGCGGAGATCGACGAGGGCCGGTCGGAAAATGTGCCGGCGCCGGAGATCGCCAAGCGTTACTGGGGCCTGCCGGACAATGCGACGCTGCGTGATGTGGTGCTGGTCGTCCGCGCAGACGAAGCGCACCACCGCGACGTCAACCACGGCTTTGCAAATGAACTTGGCGGACTGCCAGTCGGGGCGGTCGCCGACTGCCCGCCCCACAATGAGCTTCAGCCGCAGTGGAAGCAGGCCGCGTAA
- a CDS encoding LD-carboxypeptidase, with protein MRIAVVAPSCPLKPEAAEAVQAIVAARGDCELAIHPQCYLSDGHFAGPDEARLAALREVMADPAVDAVWFARGGYGSNRIAEAAVTDLPTAAKGKVYAGYSDAGFLHAGLHKAGLSAVWAPMPQDVLRSGGEGAVGRALDWLVRRDAAALEPALDGPAMAFNMTVLSNLLGTSLEPDFTGVDLLLEDLGEQLYRTDRTMFHITSSPAVQKVRRIRLGRVSDILPNEREFAGTDVEIVEDWCRRSGIVFGGRADIGHDGGNRVVPFTR; from the coding sequence ATGCGCATCGCCGTCGTTGCTCCGTCCTGTCCCTTGAAGCCGGAGGCCGCCGAGGCGGTGCAGGCGATCGTGGCGGCGCGGGGCGATTGCGAGCTGGCGATCCACCCGCAATGCTATTTGTCGGACGGCCACTTTGCCGGACCGGACGAGGCGCGGTTGGCGGCGTTGCGGGAAGTCATGGCGGACCCAGCGGTCGATGCGGTGTGGTTCGCGCGCGGCGGCTATGGATCGAACAGGATCGCGGAAGCCGCGGTGACGGACCTTCCTACGGCGGCAAAAGGTAAGGTCTACGCGGGCTACAGCGATGCAGGCTTCCTTCACGCCGGATTGCACAAGGCGGGGCTCAGCGCCGTCTGGGCGCCGATGCCGCAGGACGTCTTGCGCAGCGGTGGCGAGGGAGCCGTCGGGCGAGCGCTCGACTGGCTGGTTCGTCGTGACGCGGCCGCGCTCGAGCCAGCGCTGGACGGGCCTGCCATGGCGTTCAACATGACCGTCCTGTCGAACCTGCTGGGCACGAGCCTGGAACCCGATTTTACCGGCGTCGACTTGTTACTCGAAGATCTGGGCGAGCAGCTCTACCGGACCGACCGGACGATGTTCCACATTACGTCCAGCCCGGCCGTGCAGAAGGTTCGGCGTATCCGCCTTGGGCGTGTGAGCGACATCTTGCCCAACGAGCGCGAATTTGCCGGCACGGATGTCGAGATCGTCGAGGATTGGTGCCGGCGATCGGGCATCGTTTTCGGTGGCCGCGCGGACATCGGCCATGATGGGGGGAACCGGGTCGTTCCGTTTACGCGCTGA
- a CDS encoding SWIB/MDM2 domain-containing protein — translation MAQGAKKAGGGLARPVQPSADLAAICGNDPLPRSQVVSKVWDHIRKNNLQNPQNKREIVADDKLKKVFGGKERVSMFEMNKHLSNHLK, via the coding sequence ATGGCACAAGGCGCAAAGAAGGCAGGGGGCGGTCTCGCCCGTCCGGTTCAACCGTCGGCGGACCTCGCCGCGATCTGCGGTAATGACCCGCTGCCGCGCAGCCAGGTCGTTTCGAAGGTGTGGGACCACATTCGCAAGAACAACCTGCAAAACCCGCAAAACAAACGCGAAATCGTCGCTGACGACAAGCTGAAGAAAGTCTTCGGCGGCAAGGAACGCGTCAGCATGTTCGAAATGAACAAGCATCTGTCGAACCACCTGAAATAG
- a CDS encoding extensin family protein, with translation MARLVRTLLTIALLLGAAIATYIYGRDYVRRHPQDFPWTRLTLRDPIGPFTGRKLAALASDTPQCRMLLRDADAADEPAPARQSGPDCGYADGTRLVAREGEASFSPAGLVTSCPVAAALTIWEQQVLKPAAARHFGSQVTAITHAGSYSCRRIYGRDYGNFSEHARANAVDITSFRLADGTRITVLADWSGNSSKSAFLRNVRDGACSLFATTLSPDYNREHRDHLHLDLARRGEFGGSLCS, from the coding sequence GTGGCGCGGCTAGTCCGCACGCTCCTGACGATTGCCCTGCTGCTTGGCGCCGCGATTGCTACGTACATCTACGGGCGAGATTATGTCCGCCGTCACCCACAGGACTTCCCTTGGACCCGCCTCACTCTGCGCGATCCAATTGGTCCGTTCACCGGCCGGAAGCTCGCCGCCCTTGCGAGCGACACGCCGCAATGCCGCATGCTGCTACGCGATGCGGACGCGGCGGATGAGCCAGCGCCCGCGCGCCAGTCGGGCCCTGATTGCGGCTACGCCGACGGCACGCGTCTCGTCGCCCGCGAAGGAGAGGCGAGTTTCAGCCCAGCCGGCCTCGTCACCAGTTGCCCAGTGGCCGCAGCGCTCACGATTTGGGAGCAGCAAGTCCTGAAGCCGGCGGCAGCGCGGCACTTCGGCAGCCAAGTCACCGCCATCACCCATGCTGGCAGCTATTCCTGCCGTCGAATCTATGGACGCGATTATGGCAACTTCAGCGAACATGCCCGCGCCAATGCGGTCGACATCACAAGCTTCCGGCTGGCTGACGGCACCCGCATTACGGTTCTGGCCGACTGGTCGGGCAACTCGTCTAAGTCCGCCTTCCTGCGCAACGTGCGCGACGGGGCGTGCAGCCTATTCGCGACGACGCTCTCGCCGGATTACAACCGTGAGCACCGCGACCATCTTCACCTCGACCTGGCCCGGCGTGGCGAGTTCGGCGGAAGCCTGTGCAGCTGA